One Myxococcaceae bacterium JPH2 genomic window, GCGTCTTGCGATCCACCGCGAGCAGCCGCGCCGCCTCGCTCTTGTTGCCGCCCACGTGCTGGAGCACGTGCGCCGCATAGCGCCGCGACAGCTCGGCCAGGCTGGGGAGGTCTCCGGCCAGTCCGCCCGTGAGCCGCTTGGGCGCGTCCCCGATGGGCTCGGGGAAGTCCTGCGGCCCCAGCACGCCCGTCACGTTGAGCGCGAGCGCGCGCGCCACCACGTTCTCCAACTGGCGCACGTTGCCCGGCCAGTCATACGCGGTCAGCCGAGACATGGCGTCCGCGGTCACCACCGGCCGGGCCCCGCCGCGCGCGTGCAGCGACGCGAAGTGATCCACCAGCGAGGGGATGTCCTCGCGCCGCTCGCGCAACGGGGGCAGGTGCAAGTGCACCACGTCCAGCCGGTACAGGAGGTCCTCGCGGAACAGCCCCTCGGCCACGCGCGCCTTGAGGTCCTTGTTCGTCGCCGCGAGCACGCGCACGTCCACCTTCACGGGGACGCTCTCGCCCACGCGGCGAATCTCGCCCTCCTGGAGCACGCGCAGCAACTGGGACTGCACCTTCATCCCCACGTCGCCAATCTCGTCCAGGAACAGCGTGCCGCCGTGGGCCTCCTCGAAGAGGCCGCGCCGCGCGCCCGAGGCGCCCGTGAAGCTGCCCTTCGCGTGGCCGAACAGCTCGCTCTCCATCAGCGACTCGGTGATGGCGCCGCAGTCCACCGGGATGAACGCCGCCTGCGCGCGCGTGGAGCGCCGGTGCAGCGCGCGGGCCACCATCTCCTTGCCAGTGCCCGTCTCGCCCGTAATCAACACCGGGACGTTGCTCGTGGCCGCGCGAGCCACCTGCTTGTAGACCTCCAGCAGCGCGGGGCTGCGGCCCACCAGCGACGTGCGCTCCACCTGCTTGCGCAGCGTGCGGTTCTCCTCCACCAACCGCTTCTGCTCCAGCGCCCGCCGCGCCACGCGCAGGATGGCGTCCACGTCGAAGGGCTTGGGAAGGTAGTCGAACGCGCCCTGCTGGATGCTGTCGAGCGCGCCCTCGATGTTGCCAAACGCCGTCACCACGATGACGGGCGTGTCCGGCAGGTTCGTGCGCACCGCCTGGAGCACCTTGAGCCCGTCGCCCGGCTCCGGCATGGCCATGTCGGTGAGCACCAGGTCGAAGGGCTGCTCGGCGATGCGCTCGGCCGCGCTCTTCGGATCCGCCGCCTGCGTCACCGGCCCCAGCATGCCCAAGAGCCGCTGCAGCAGGTCCCGCGCATGCGGGTCATCGTCCACGACCAGGATTCGCGCTGTGCTCATCAGGGGGCCTTGCGCGCTGCACTAGCAC contains:
- a CDS encoding sigma-54-dependent Fis family transcriptional regulator, which translates into the protein MSTARILVVDDDPHARDLLQRLLGMLGPVTQAADPKSAAERIAEQPFDLVLTDMAMPEPGDGLKVLQAVRTNLPDTPVIVVTAFGNIEGALDSIQQGAFDYLPKPFDVDAILRVARRALEQKRLVEENRTLRKQVERTSLVGRSPALLEVYKQVARAATSNVPVLITGETGTGKEMVARALHRRSTRAQAAFIPVDCGAITESLMESELFGHAKGSFTGASGARRGLFEEAHGGTLFLDEIGDVGMKVQSQLLRVLQEGEIRRVGESVPVKVDVRVLAATNKDLKARVAEGLFREDLLYRLDVVHLHLPPLRERREDIPSLVDHFASLHARGGARPVVTADAMSRLTAYDWPGNVRQLENVVARALALNVTGVLGPQDFPEPIGDAPKRLTGGLAGDLPSLAELSRRYAAHVLQHVGGNKSEAARLLAVDRKTLYKLLETPEQGEPPLPSGEGRS